GAATCCTACAGtttgaacatgaacatgatCCATCTGGTTACCACTACGCACAGAGAGAATGAAAGCTGGGATCATTATTTAATGGGCATTATAGAAAATGAGAAGCCCAATTTGGCTGTGTAAGAGCCGTTATCTTCATGTGTAATTGCGCATTGTGGTGCGGGGCTTGTTGAAACACCAGGGGGCATGTAATGGCAGCGGATTGCTCCTGGTGGTGCTTGAAGATGATTTTGGACAGTCCATGTCCAAACAGTGAATTGGAGCTAAAGAGGGGAGTTGTTTCGTCTAGTCACCCCATCATTGAATTTTCCGTGTAAAATCAGATTGATCAGAGTATCATTAAATAAACCCAAGTCCAATCATCAGTGTACAACAAGTATACCATTGCATGCATGATGCATCATCAGGCAGAGAAGGAAAACTTCGCCATTTATTTAATACGATTACTGATTATTTAGACCAATCTGTTGAGGGGCAATCAGGTTTTCCCCTTAGCAGAAGCTTTTAAATTATCAGTACTAGACTGGCCAGCCTGGTCACTCATCTGTTATCTATATCTACTGCATGTTAGTGAAGGTGAGgcatattcatttaaaaacactacAGCTCTGGGATCTGTTTTTTCTGGCTTTGATAGACCGAAGTTATGACTGGTGGTTAGGGTAACTTtacttgtttactgttttttatgtCACAGGGCGGAAAGCCCTGATATACCAGCTGTAGTTCCGAGAGGGAGTACTCTATAGGAAAGAACATGCAACAGATACCCCaccaataaatgtttattatagttctttataaaaaacaaggtaaaagagaaataaaatgtagaagCCAGGCCTCAGCCAAGTCCAAGTAATGGGGTGGCCCTCTACTGACAGCTCCTATACGTGACCGGGTCCCTCTGATCCTGTACCAAGGgggtgggggttgggggggATCCGTGAGTCGAATGAGTGATATTTTAACCGATCTTATGTCGTATGGCACGAGAGGCCACCAGAGGAAAACAGAAAGGAGCACTTAGCTGAGAGGAGGGGGGTTGTCGGACTCTCCCCCGCCACGGCTCCACCTGCGCGTCTCTCTCAGTCTCTCCGCTGCTCCTCCGCTCTGGGGACGCCGAAAGCTGGAACACCTGTGTAGGGGACAGGCCGTGACTCAGCAGGCCGGCAGCAGGAATTACTCTGCAGGTTTCACTGTCTGGTCAAAGTAGGGCTACCGCTGTCACACAACAATTCACTTCAAGCCcaacaaagaaggaaaacatctaGTCCATGCAAAGCGGAGCCCACGCAACCAAAATAAACACTTAGCTCAGAGGAGGGAAGTTGCCGCACATTCCTCCCTCCACAATTCCCATTCCCATTGACACCAtttattattcaaatttaagccatgtacaaaaacaactgcacatttttgctacacaaataatattaaaaaaaacttccaattgtacacatacatcatcgtcatcatgtgTCTTATCCTCTCTGATCACCTGATCACCATCATCTCCACCCTTATGTGTCCTCTCTGGTCTGTACCTGACCGCTTTCCTCTCCAGCGTCAGGtatcctcttcatggtctgtatctctccagtgtctgcatcctggtggactccatctctgctgcttgcagtgtctctttcctcagcttaTCCGCCTTCTTCGTCTTGCAGAGcgtgcagcgtttgtgggtgtaactgatgtgtgtcctagaagcagggatggtgcCCAATCTGAGCCAGCCTCCATaatttcttaagctggttgacctgcaattACATAattggtgttattaaaaaactagttaacattggAGGCTTCAATTAAATTTCACAATtttaaccacttaatccaaccagttaaccatcccatcagatctcTCTGAGCACTCTTTGTATTTACCTGTAGCTTTAGAATCATTCACTCAGTGACGTTTTGAtataagatgattaaataaacactgattatgtaaagcactttgacttctcttgtacatgaaatgtgctacacagataaatttgccttgccttgcctatcaaacacaaacagatgaacccatttctatttccctccctctttccttccctctctgcctgttgtttacaagtgaagttagcCAATGTGAAAAAAGcgactttaaaaagccaaataaagtatattcattaacattacttacacaataaaaacaccagcaacaacaaaaaaactctcctacttgcctttatgaaaatgccaAGAGCAAACACGCATGAAGGGAAATATGGTGGTGAAAGTGATGTTCTTCCCTCTCACCACTGCAACCCAGGCCATCCGACGCctcagttacatcctcaacctgctgtccaaagcctcttttaaaagtggaaaacCGAAAAAAATCTAACGTTATGACTtacttttctgccttttttattGTGTAACTTAGTATAACGgtctttcacacaacacaagactcccattttatcaaagatcatAACACAGGCAAAGACGATGAACAGTGGTCTACAACAAGGATGCAACATGGCGATCGACTGCGGCTACCCCGAGTGGGACGTCAGCTGACACAGACCGATTTCTAACACTTATAGCCTATCTACCTATGTCTGTGAAACCAGctaaaaactgctaacatttccGTGTACTAACTCTACTGccacctccaacaaatgatcagatccatcaCTGTTGGCAGGGATAGATGAGATAGTAAGCATGCTGCTGTTTGTATTAGATCTCTGATCGAATAACTTCATACTAACATCTGTACTAaacagcctccgcctgcatcggtaccgctgagtcagTGGTCGCCTTTATTCAGCTCTGGAAAACTGGTTAAAAGTCCCTCCTCTTCTGCTATTTCAGCAAGATGGTGTCCGTTTAGTGCGCATAGTGTCCCATcatttcgcactagatttttggccgagtttagggcagcatccgggtactttcagtgcattgagtgagtttttactgaaatttctgtgtcagtgCACTATGCACTTAAATGTAgagttcgaagtatagaagtgtgcgaattgggacacacccctTGTTAATATGTTACTGTAAGTTGGGTGTTTAGCTGGAGGTCTGTGCTGATCAGGTGGGCAGATAGGGTTGTTAGGGTAGGCTGTTGTTAAAGCTGAGAGGAGTTTCAGTGCACTGAAGAGATTAAAGACCTTGCTTCGCAACTGCATGAGGCAAAAACGCCTTAACAATGTGGCAGTTTGTCACATACATCAAGAAATAGTTGATGCCTTGAACAGGAAGAAACTCTGCCAGGAATTTATCTCTGCCAATGATCACAGACAATGTGTTTGGAAACTTTGGCTGAGTTCATTATGTTGACCCTTCTGTGGTCTTGCTGatcacttttcatttacaaattCAATGGTTCTGTGCtacacttttaaataaaatttaatatttgattaGTTATGCTGAATAATGGCcgttttattcagtttcttcTCACCTGTGATGCTAGTTTGACCTGCACCCCATTGGGTGGTTCTATGTAAATGATGATATTCCATAAGTAAAATTGGTGGGACTGAGTTGGTGTGAAGTTGACTAACAAGGTGTAACACAGAATTGGGTCATACTGTTTTGCTACATGCTTTACAACCAGTACTGATTCGATAATCATGGTTCAGTTTTAGTGGCAGGTCATAAAGGgggctgggataattataatataacaaaacactgtttttaacGCATGTTAAAGTGCCATAAAATTGCGCTTTTAATGCGCGGTCATTGAACGCTGCAAAAAGCGGTGTTCAGGGACTGTTTTGTCAATAAATATTGCGCTTTTAACACCAATTTTCACACATAAAATGGCGTTTTTCCGCCGTTTCATTGTTAGCGTACTATTTGAGGGACGAATTTTGACCCCCTTTGCTTGCCGTAAGCTGAGTGGACTCTGGTGCAACTGTATCGTGCGGGACGGCCTGCAGGGAGAGCACGTGAGCAGACGGACCGCAGGTACACAGCAGAGGAAGGAACGCTCAGTGTTTTGGATCGTGCAGTTTATTCCGCAGGGTTAACGGGTAATAACGGTTCCGTCTGCATGGCAACGGGTAGGCTCGTAGAGGTGTACCTGGACCTGCTGTCGCAGCCCTGCCGGGCGATTCACATCCTGCTCACCTGCAACAAGATCCCGCACCGAGTCCGACCCGTGGCGCTGCGCAAAGGTGAGCCGCTCACCGGTTAACAGAATAACTAACCAGTTAACTAACCAGCCAACTACCCAGCTAACTAACCAAACGACTAAGCAGCAGTGTGAGATGTTCCTGCTCTCTGGAGCGTCTGACCTCTGCTCCAGTGACTTTTCCCCCACTTCCACCAAACTCCGCTAAAAAAAATCCGCACTTCCAGGATTTTacgaaaatgttttaaatgaatgacGTCAGAAGGTAAATACAGACATAAACTAATCTGTATGTGTTAGTTAATAGATTCGGCTCATGGTTTAACTCAGTACGTGTTGGTGCTGCTCACCTGAGTTACAGGTGTGTTCAGTCGGAGGTTGGATCTggacagaaatgtgtgaaatgtgtaTGTGTTGGCAAACAGCCGCGTGCCAATGTTAGGACATTTAAAACAGATTGTTTGCAGGAGAACATCGGAGTCCAGAATTCACTAAACTGAACCCCATGCAGAAGGTTCCTGTCATGGTGGACAGCGGCTTCGTCCTCACAGAGAGGTGAGCCAGCGCGTACGCacgcacaaacaaacacacaaacacacccacacctgcTCTGATAGTCTGACTGTAAACTGTCACAGCGACGCCATCCTCAAGTACCTGGTGACCAAGTGTGACATCCCCGAGCACTGGTATCCACGGCAAATGGAGCGACGAGCTAGAGTGGACGAGTACACGGCCTGGCACCACACTAACACACGGGCACGCGCCGCCAAAGTCTTCATTCTGGAGGTGacaacatgcatgcacatttttcatttgttgccatggaaactgcAGTTCTAAGGAATGTGAATGTTCTCCAGGATCTTTAAAGAACTTTCCAGGAATGGTTCTCCcagatccttgaaggactttccaggaatggttctccaggatccttggaGGACTTTCCAGGAGtggttctccaggatccttaaAAGACTTTCCAAAattcttctttggatgtttctgccttgtGATCCCATgttgcttcagtaatgttgactGGTTTTGGAAAAGAATGGCGATGTtgaggtcagtggtgttaatAACTAGGTCAGTGGTGCTCTTAACCAGGTTAGTGGTTTTAATAACTAGGTTGGtgatgttattaaccaggtcagcgGTGTTAATAACCAGGTCGGTGGTGTTATTAACACACCagtgcagacctggtttattattgtacacaagacagttatgagcaacacGGTGCATCACCTACCTGtgcgcagtgagacggtgcgtgcgtGTGTCTGAGTTGCAATAGAGTGTGTGCCCTCCATGTTAATtggaagaaacacacacaagtcaTGCCCTACAAGTGTGCAGTGGAATGGTGAAGCTAATTAGTCTGTGTGCAAAACGCCACCCTTCttcacacatgtaaacaaaggcCTGCCATGGGCCCACTTTCCAAGGTCCATAAGTACCCAATCCTGGGGTCTAGAGATGTGAAATTTAAACCACGTGGTCCTGGTGGCATGTACTACCAGCGTGtgaagtttggagtcaatcagACAAGGTAAAAAAATCGCCAAAAAATTACCTTAAAAGTGTTAAAGTGTGAAAAATTAAGCTATGTCCAATCATCACCATCTTCACACCACATCTTCCTGACCCCTCTGGGGACCCCACCTTCCAATTTCAGCAAAATAGCTCAAAGTATGTGGGAGTTATGCTGTTTGGAAGAAATGTGTACACGTCTAACATTGAGCTTCAGTTCAGGTTCGTGGACACAGGCTGTAACTGGGTCATATTTTgtcctagagggctgaaactcaCTCGGTGGACTCAGATAAGTGcactgagtgtgtgatatcaattTCAGCTCAATATCTTTGAAAATAACCACTTTATGGCCTCTGTCCTCAAACTCCACCTGACCTACCAATGTTAAAGTATTAGACATGGACACATTTATTCAACCTGGCCTAGCTTGGCCACTTTTTATGCTAGAGACCTGAAATTTTTACCAGTTGTTCTTTGTAGGAAAGGGAGGAAAAATAAGGAAGGAAGTCTGAGAAACTTGATTTTTGGCTGGATTTTGGGGTCAAGCCTACATTGTTTGTAGGAGCCATATGTTGGGTTATTTATTTCCCACTTGAAGTATGTGTGCACTTGCGCAGTGACACCACCGGTGGTTGTGGGTGGCACTGTGGGTGGCACTTTGGGTGTGTTGAGGTTATTAATGAGTGTACTCACCTGTGTTGGTTTGGGGCCTGGAGCATGGAGACAGGGTGAGCTTGAGCTGAAACTTTCTATTAACCGTCATCGTCATTGTCACTGTCATTGTATAATATTAACATCagttaaatgcattattttcatACAACCTTATGCATCCTGAAGCTCATTAAACAAAGTAGTGTATGCTTCTTGAGATTGAGATATGGATGTAAACAATAAAGCATTATGACATGTGCACTTTTAGCGTGACGCGTTTTGGATAAAACCTCAAGTATCAGCCTGTCGCGGTGTTAAAAGGTTAAGATTAAAGTTGGTGCGCCACAATATTATTCAATGTATGCGCATTCTGGACTAACAGAGGCACAAACACACttagtaaatattttatatgtgtTTTATGCTGGAGTACCAGGGGCACAAGGAATATCTCCTAACAGGGAgataataaagtatttatttcaggttttcacttaattttactaattcttttactttttttctagACTACCAGGGGCACGACcagaatttaatgaaatttttctgtttcactctGGAGTACCAGGGGCACAATAATTACGTTCTAACAGTGACCCAATAAAGTATTCATTTCAGGTTGCCACttgattttactcatttttagacttttatttCTAGAGTACCAGAGGCACGAACAGAAATAAGTGAAATTGTGTTTGAAAGTTTCACTGTGGAGTACCAGGGGCACAAACGGGACTGTCTTCTACCAGGGACACACAGTGTTTATTGCAGTTTTCCACtcacttttaatcatttctaatgTGTAATTCTAAACGACCAGGGGCACAAATGGGACTTTGTGTACTTTTTTCAAAGTATTTCACTGTGGAGTACCAGGGGCACAAACGGAACTGTCTTCTACCAGGGACACATAGTGTTTATTGCAGTTTTCCACtcacttttaatcatttctaatgTTTAATTCTAGACGAGCAGGGGCACAAATGGGACTTTGTGTACTTTTTTCAAAGTATTTCACTGTGGAGTACCAGGGGCACAATGAGTACTTGGTGATATCACAGCCATGCTTTGTGCAACATACGTGGAACTTTTTACATATGTTCCTCAACTCCCTATGAGTAGATCCTGTGAGTTTCAGCTCAATCTGTGGAGAGTTATGGCCCTCTGTGCACCGTGCGTTTCTCCCCCGCCTTTCTCCGCCTTCTCCccgcagcagagcgctgcaatccCCGCCAGCGTGCGCTCTGTCAGCCGCTGATAGGTGCTCGACCAACTCTCGCTTATAACTCCCTAAGCGATTGTCCTAAAATTTACACACAGGTTCCCCAACGGCCTGTGATTAGATTGTGTGAGTTTCAGCTTGATCTGTGGAGAAATGAGCGAGTTATGGCCTCTGAACGCGGTTGAGTTCACCAGGGCGTTCCTCTGCCTTCTCCCCGCAGCATAGCGCTCCTATCTCGCGCAGAGTGCGCCGCGCGGGTCGGTCAGACTTCTCTCGCTCATAACTCGCCAACCGTTGATCATTCTGAAATTCTGAAACTTTTCACACATCTTCCTCAATATCCAAAGAGTGTGTCCTCAAACCTGAACACAGGTTCGACCATGCAACCATGTACAGTCCAGTTATGTCAGTTTGAAAAAAGGTGTATTCGTCTAAGACTTTATCATTGAGCGTCAGGTCAGGTTCGAGTACAAGGCTCATAACTCGATCGTATGCGCAcatagaaagctgaaactccagataTGGACTCCTGAAGTTCCAAAGAGTGTATGACATCAATTTCAGCTCGATCTGTTCAGAAATGACCACGTTATAACCGCTGTACACGAACCTGAACTGATGCCCAATAataaagtattagacgtggacattGGGTTTCTATCTGTCATAAATCGGTCATACATGATGCTAGGGTGCTCAAATTTGCACTGTTTGTCCATTGTGAACCCTTCTATAAGTGTACCAAGTTTGAAGAAAATCGTGAACAAGGTACAGTCCACTTATATCAGTTTGAAAACAGGTGTACACGTCTAAGACTATATTAGgttatggaaaaaagaaaagtgcctGGAGTGCTGCTTGGGTGTAAAAAAAATGGTGGTATTCCTCTGGTGCTCTTCAGTTATGGGATCCAGTAGAATTAATGAAAAGATTACTGAGGCACTCAAGAAGATGGAagataaaaagcctttattaactcatggctaatctattaaaaaacacatccacGCCAGCGTTTCAGCCTAAGGGGCCTTCATCAGGGCGAGtggcaaaatgtttgtctgGTAGCTTAATTCTTGAATATATAGACAatcaccagcagctgctctgtgtgggcAGGTAAATGGTCACATGGTACCCGTGGCCTGCCAATGACAATCACAGTCAGATTCTTTAAACAACAGGTTAATACAGCATAATATAACAAGATTCAACAGATATGTATAGAAACATCATAtatcaacaaaaaaataaataaatattgttcatttcttcttcaaGGAACCACAGATTAATCAATTACATTACAAGACCCttacaaaaaaggagaaaaatccagTTCCCCATTCAAACCTGGGTACTGTGTCGCTTTTAGTGTGTAAATCCAAAATGCTTCTCTTTGTAAGAGTTTTTTaagtctgtctccacctctgaTTGGGTTTTCTATATGCTCTATTCCAGATACCTTCAATGAATTACAATTACCATGGTTAGCATCAAGATAGTGAACAGCCATAGGATATTGTAGGTTACCAGTTCTAAttgcatgtttatgttcagcCAACCTTGCTTTTAATTTGCGCTTTGTTCTTCCGATGTAGAAGCAAGGTCTAAGTCTAAGACTATATCAGGTTAGTTTTAGGACTCGGTCATAACTCGGTCATACGTGCACGTTGAAAGCTGAAACTCGAGATGCAGACTCCTGAAGGCCCAATGAGTGTGTCACATGAATTTCAGATTGATGAACAGAAAAGAACATGACTTAAAGCCCAAAATCCAAGTGTCAGACTTGGTCCCTCTCTTCAAACACGCACAACTTCCCCATTCTTGAAGCTAAAAGGCTCAAATTTGGAAGGGGGGTTCCTTGAACCCTCTCCAACATTGAAGGGAAATTTGGGCTATGtcagacaagcagaaaaagaacaCCAAAGCGAAATCGGGGACCATCGCAGAGTTCTGGATTTTTAAAGATGGCCGCCATGACGTTTTTAGTTCATAATTCCACAACGCCTCGTCCCAGAGAGGTGAAACTTGACAGGACATATCCGGCAAGGTCCCCTGCGTGTGTCCTGCGAGTTTGAGCCCAATCCGTTCCGAAATGAGCGGTGGTACACTCAGTACCAGGACAGAAACCGGTCCAGTACCAGGACAGAAATTGGTCCAGTACGAGGACAGAAACTAGTTCAGTACCAGGACAGACGCTGGCCCAGTACCAGGACAGAAACTTTTCCAGTACCGAGACAGAATCTGGCCCAGTACCAGGACAGAAACTGACCCTGTACCTGAATAGAACCTGGTCCAGTACCAGCCTTGTAAATGTTCCAGTACCATGACTGAAATTAGCCCTGTACAAGGACAGAAACTGGTCCAATACCAAGATAGGAACTTGCCAAGTACCCGGACAGAAACTCATCAAATATAAGGACAGATACTGGTTCATTACCAGGACAGAAACTGATCCAGTACAAGGCCAGAAACTAGTTTAGTAACAGGACAGAAACTGGTCCAATACCAGGTGTGAAACAGGTCCAGTACCATGACTGAAACTGGTTCAGTACCAGGACAGAAACTGGACCAGTAACAGGACAGAAATGAGTCTAATACCAGTACAGAAACTGCTCCAATAGCAGGACTGAAATTGGCTCAGTACCAGGACAGAAACTGCTCcagtaccaggactggactgaaaataagGGAACAATCTGAAACTGtccaaagaaaatcttttagaCTTTCAGAAAGCTGGATAACTCCTGACGAAGACTAGAACAAGGTCAAAGATGAAGAGGCAAGGACTAGACTAGGACTAGTCTCTGTGGTGCGTTTAAAGACTAAGATGAAGAGGAGTCTAATCTCTGAACAGATGGTCTGAGCAAGACTGAATAGGACAATCTTATAGTAATTTATCAGAATCTGgtttcttttatatttgttgcCATGAAGTCATCCTCATCAGGTTGAAGGCAGAAGTACATTGGCAGCTGGAAATACACTTCTGCTAAGGTCCAGAGAATGAATACGATCACACCATCCTCACCTGTCTCTGGCTCTGCCCCCTCAGGTGCTGCTGCCGACACAGTTTGGTGCTCAGGTGGATGAAGAGCGTCTGAAGCTGGCGCTGTCGGAGCTGGATGACACGCTGGATAAACTGGAGTCCATGTTCCTTCGTCGGCAGCCATTTCTCTGTGGCGATGACATCACCGTGGCCGACCTGCTCGCCATCTGTGAGCTCATGCAGGTCAGATGTTTGTACTGCTCACGTGTTGGGGAGGGGAGAGTGGGGCAGGATGTCTGATACTGAGCATGCTTACTGTGTGTCTGCAGCCTCTGGGAGGGGGGCGGGATGTCCTTAAGGACCGCCCACTGCTGCAGCGATGGAAGAATCGCGTCCAGTCAGCTGTTGGCGAGTCATTCGATGAAGCTCATGCTGTGCTGTACGGCGTCAGGGACCGTCGCCAAGCCCGGCTTTGATGTCACCGAGGGGCAGGGCATCATTATGACCCTCAGTGTAGCAGATTGGTTGGAGGAGGGGTTTGATTTCAGATCAGTAATTTgaaactttaaattttataaCAATCAAAATGTTTAACAGAAGCTTaagtcaaacatttgttttaaagctgccttcattatcatcatcatccttatcgttatcagattttttttgtttaactgtttgcaatgaaaacattaataaagttgattttatatttatttgtcatttttttgtggtTGCTTACCCACTAAGCTGTCAAACTGCCTCACTGTCGTCATGACAACGGGTTCAGGCTCATGTTTGTAGGCCGTGGAATTGTTCGTATCTTTCCTCTTGGGTTGGTGAATACCAATTTCTGTTAAGTTGAAAGGACAACCAACTGCTTCCACTTTGCAAGGAAATGCCCATAAAAGGTGAGGATGGGCTGTGTGCAGCCAGaggatgaaaaataacaaacatcatGACAAAGTGAACCTGGACAGCAGCCTGGAGTCTGGTCCGATGAGCACGTCAAGAACCCCTAATCCTAACAATCCTCTGGTGCCATGGCTAAATGTAGAGCAGAGTTTCATTACATAACAccttttcctcctccatccttctGAGATGCACCTACGAAGCGAGTGGAGATTGATCCTGACAGGTGTTTTTAACCAAGAAATAACTGAGATTTCTTAAAACTAATTTATACAAAAAAGACACTTTAATTATTAAAACCACATCCAGCAGCAGGATGTgggtagtagcagtagtagtagtagcagcacTAGTAGCAGTAGCAGCGGTAGCAGTaatagtagcagtagtagcagtagcagcagcagtagtaacAGTAGCAgaagtagcagtagcagtagtagtagcagcagtagtgGTAGCACTACtactagtagtagtagtagtagcagcagcagcagtagtagtaacAGTAGCAGAAGTAGCAGCACTAGTAGCAGTGGTACCACtagcagtagtagcagcagcagtagaAGTAGCAGCAGCAATAGTAGTAGCACTAGTAGCAGTAGAAGCAGCAATAGATTGGAGATTGGAATTCACCAACCCAAGAGGAAAGATTCAAACAAttttattgaaaaagaaaaagtacaacTTGAGGCCCAATACGATCTGTATCTGTTGCATAAGTAGTGCTGAGGATGGACAGCTGCTCAGAGGGTCCAGAACAAACCACCTTAACGGAGAAGCCAAAAGCTGCTGCTCATCACTGTGGAGCCTCCAGTAATTTACAAGTAGATTTAGATCTGGGGTATTCAACTAAATTTCAGGAGGGTCCAAGCCTAAACTCTCCGTGGGGTCCATATCCGCTGGATCTAGCACAAAGATAGGATTCGTAGAAAACATTTAGTGGCAACTTTAACAGGTATTTTCTAACTTTTATAACATGAATCTTTAAAATACACTTCACTTCCAGTTCTTTAAAGAACAATCTTTGACATTCTCATTTAGAGAAACAACCTGTGATAGACTGGCACCTGTCCAGATGTACcagcctctcgcctgctaactTCTAGGACAGATTCCAGCTTTgtgcgaccctgaattggactaagcggtgtCCATCTCAGACAGCAGGGTTCCTGTAGCGGTTCCCTTGAACAAAAAGCAAACTAAAGCTCCAGCTTTTGCTAAATGATGCGTAACAAGTAGCCAATCCTAAAAAgcaatcagtgttttttttgtcaacGATGAtttgatcaccacctggtggtgagttagCTCAGATGGTGGGGTAGGATGCCGGtgaggcctggcagacccaagcgtgttgtgagggtctgctgggaacgtctggcggagtccccctgtcagaaagagtttcaactctcatctccggcagagcttcaaccatgtcccaggtgaggtggggcacattgagtccgagtgggctgtgttatGTACCTCTGTTGTTGAGGCGGTCAGCTGGAGCTGATCACATCTAGTGGTATGGTAGATGTGGGTTCATGCACAACAGCACAAAATTCAACGCACAGTTCTTAGAACTCTGTTCTTATTACTTCTCTGTCCGCATGCCCCTTCTGTTAGAAACAAAAAGAATCTTAGTGTGTTCACCCCACATAATCGAACAGGAGTGTTGCGCTTGTATGGCcaaaagatagaaaaagttTTGTCATTTACAGGACAACACAGGTCACGTGACACGTTTGTTTGGCTATTGTTAGCAACTGTTAGCAGGTTAGCATGACTAACAGAAGAGATCGATCCATAACACTCGTCTATCTAGAAAGCCCTGACACCAGATTCAGTGGCTTTTCCGATTTCCACCGTGGACTCGACCACAAGGTGCAGAAGGATGGATGTAGCTGTGGTAGAGTTAATAGCCACGGTTAAACTCCAAGAACAGAAC
The window above is part of the Melanotaenia boesemani isolate fMelBoe1 chromosome 23, fMelBoe1.pri, whole genome shotgun sequence genome. Proteins encoded here:
- the gstt2 gene encoding glutathione S-transferase theta-2 isoform X1, giving the protein MATGRLVEVYLDLLSQPCRAIHILLTCNKIPHRVRPVALRKGEHRSPEFTKLNPMQKVPVMVDSGFVLTESLTVNCHSDAILKYLVTKCDIPEHWYPRQMERRARVDEYTAWHHTNTRARAAKVFILEVLLPTQFGAQVDEERLKLALSELDDTLDKLESMFLRRQPFLCGDDITVADLLAICELMQPLGGGRDVLKDRPLLQRWKNRVQSAVGESFDEAHAVLYGVRDRRQARL
- the gstt2 gene encoding glutathione S-transferase theta-2 isoform X2, with translation MATGRLVEVYLDLLSQPCRAIHILLTCNKIPHRVRPVALRKGEHRSPEFTKLNPMQKVPVMVDSGFVLTESDAILKYLVTKCDIPEHWYPRQMERRARVDEYTAWHHTNTRARAAKVFILEVLLPTQFGAQVDEERLKLALSELDDTLDKLESMFLRRQPFLCGDDITVADLLAICELMQPLGGGRDVLKDRPLLQRWKNRVQSAVGESFDEAHAVLYGVRDRRQARL